Proteins found in one Streptococcus mitis genomic segment:
- a CDS encoding QueT transporter family protein, with the protein MKKLTIRDVADIAIVAAIYVVLTVTPPLNAISYGAYQFRISEMMNFMAFYNPKYIIGVTIGCMIANFFSFGLLDVFVGGGSTLVFLSLGVWLFAKYSKYYLFNGLIRKDHFFFSILFSISMFTIAAELNIVAQLPFFLTWFTTGIGEFASLIIGAIIIGKIGRRIDLSK; encoded by the coding sequence ATGAAAAAATTAACTATTCGTGATGTTGCAGATATTGCAATCGTTGCTGCTATCTATGTCGTTTTAACTGTCACACCGCCCCTAAATGCCATCAGCTATGGTGCTTATCAGTTTCGTATTTCAGAAATGATGAACTTTATGGCTTTTTACAATCCTAAGTACATCATCGGAGTTACAATTGGTTGTATGATTGCTAATTTCTTTAGCTTCGGACTGCTAGATGTCTTTGTTGGTGGTGGATCAACCCTAGTATTCCTTAGTCTAGGTGTTTGGCTTTTTGCAAAATACAGCAAATATTATCTTTTTAACGGATTGATTCGAAAAGATCATTTCTTCTTCTCAATCCTCTTTTCAATTTCCATGTTTACCATCGCTGCCGAGTTGAATATCGTAGCGCAATTACCATTTTTCCTTACTTGGTTCACAACAGGAATTGGTGAATTTGCCTCATTGATTATTGGTGCGATTATCATTGGTAAAATTGGTCGTCGAATTGATTTAAGCAAATAG
- a CDS encoding GtrA family protein codes for MKNHIQSFFKNELLAYLFFGITTTLVSILSRLVIYRLTHKELLATGLANSIGILIAFITNDRIVFKQARENWQSRLVKFTIARLSTFLLDLFLTFIFVTQFPNIIGQFFNNNIDKVNSIETVISQFLIIILNYIFSKVFIFKK; via the coding sequence ATGAAAAATCATATTCAAAGTTTCTTTAAGAATGAGCTCTTAGCCTATCTTTTTTTTGGAATAACAACTACTCTTGTATCCATTCTATCTAGATTAGTCATTTATCGATTAACCCATAAAGAACTCCTTGCTACTGGACTAGCAAATAGTATCGGTATCCTCATTGCATTTATCACAAATGATAGGATTGTCTTTAAGCAAGCTAGAGAGAATTGGCAAAGCCGTTTAGTAAAATTTACTATAGCACGTCTTTCTACTTTTCTTTTAGACTTGTTTTTAACTTTTATCTTTGTAACTCAGTTTCCTAATATTATCGGACAATTTTTTAATAATAATATAGACAAGGTTAATAGTATTGAAACCGTTATTTCACAATTCTTGATAATTATCCTCAATTACATTTTTAGCAAGGTATTTATTTTTAAAAAATAA
- the mscL gene encoding large conductance mechanosensitive channel protein MscL, translating to MLKDLKAFLLRGNVVDLAVGVIIASAFGAIVTSLVNDIITPLILNPALEAAKVQNIAELAWNGVTYGKFLSAVINFLVIGTVLFFVIKGIEKAQSLTKKEEAAEEAPAGPTELEVLQEIKALLEKK from the coding sequence ATGTTAAAAGATCTTAAAGCATTTTTGCTTCGTGGTAATGTTGTTGACCTTGCTGTCGGTGTGATCATTGCCTCTGCTTTTGGTGCAATCGTTACATCACTTGTTAACGATATCATCACTCCACTTATTTTGAATCCAGCCTTGGAAGCTGCGAAAGTACAAAACATCGCTGAGCTTGCTTGGAATGGTGTTACATATGGTAAATTCTTGAGTGCTGTTATCAACTTCCTAGTTATCGGTACTGTTCTCTTCTTCGTTATCAAAGGAATTGAAAAAGCTCAAAGCCTTACTAAGAAAGAAGAAGCTGCTGAAGAAGCTCCAGCTGGTCCAACTGAGTTGGAAGTACTTCAAGAAATCAAAGCCCTTCTTGAGAAAAAATAA
- a CDS encoding pneumococcal-type histidine triad protein, translated as MKINKKYVAGSVVVLALSVCSYELGRYQAGHVKKDSNRVAYIDGDQAGQKAENLTPDEVSKREGINAEQIVIKITDQGYVTSHGDHYHYYNGKVPYDAIISEELLMKDPNYQLKDSDIVNEIKGGYVIKVDGKYYVYLKDEAHADNIRTKEEIKRQKQEHSSNHGGASNDQAVVAARAQGRYTTDDGYIFNASDIIEDTGDAYIVPHGNHFHYIPKSDLSASELAAAQAFLSGKGGQLSTVEYRSSRAETRSIVRTSQSETSQNPATNSESQNEDLASLLQELYALPLSQRHVESDGLVFDPAQITKRTANGVAVPHGDHFHFIPYSQMSALEEKLARNLPIGGQPVQSHADNTKQSSTDKPSSTPSSPIKPNFNLNTPAPNRGTGGAYTTDDGYVFSPTDVIEDTGDAFVVPHGNHFHYIPKSDLSAGELAAAQAYWNGKQGSHSATSSSKPSSDNAKPAQPSLTETPNLTVTPTYHQDQGEDIPTLLSELYAKPLSERHVESDGLVFDPAQIIKRTANGVAVPHGDHYHFIPYSQMSDLEQKIARIIPLKGQNGLNQIATDIKPLVSKEVVHKFLGQPIKAYGKGLDGKPYDTSDGYIFTKDSIDSVDKSGVIAKHGDHFHYMGYGELEQFELDEVAKWIQETGKNPDDIVSLVHSDEKERPKFDYKKVTSKVSRNSKVGYIINEGGKDYFYSREELDLTQIAFSEQELMLKDKDTYRYDIAETEIKPRLAVDVSSLPMHAANTTYDTGTSFIIPHIDHIHVVPYSWLSSDQIATIKYVMQHPDVRPEVWSKPGHDDAGSVIANVTPLEKRPGMQNWQIIHSAEEVQKALKEGKFATPDGYIFDPQDVLAKETYIWADKSFSIPKASGDSLRSINQSDLSEKEWKQAQELIAKRNEEKETTNAASNSNLVSIDNKTETKKEEVDSGKVDEKPKDSTPQNEADTPSSNPLVEKVGEEEKSHTENKEDDYDEIPDYGLDKDTLKNHINQIAQIAQIDSKYLIFSSEGVQFYNKNGDLVTYDIKTLKQIKP; from the coding sequence ATGAAAATCAATAAAAAATATGTAGCAGGTTCAGTGGTAGTCCTTGCCCTAAGTGTTTGTTCCTATGAACTTGGTCGTTACCAAGCTGGTCACGTTAAGAAAGATTCTAATCGAGTTGCTTATATAGACGGTGATCAGGCTGGTCAAAAGGCAGAAAATTTGACACCAGATGAAGTCAGTAAGAGAGAGGGAATCAATGCAGAACAAATCGTTATCAAGATTACGGATCAAGGTTATGTGACCTCTCATGGAGATCATTATCATTACTATAATGGCAAGGTTCCTTATGATGCTATCATCAGTGAAGAACTGCTGATGAAAGATCCGAATTATCAGTTGAAGGATTCAGACATTGTCAATGAAATCAAGGGTGGCTATGTGATTAAGGTAGACGGGAAATACTATGTTTACCTTAAGGATGAGGCTCATGCGGACAATATTCGGACAAAAGAAGAGATTAAACGTCAGAAGCAGGAACACAGTAGTAATCATGGAGGCGCTTCTAACGATCAGGCGGTAGTTGCAGCCAGAGCTCAGGGTCGTTATACAACGGATGATGGGTATATCTTTAATGCATCTGATATCATAGAAGATACGGGTGATGCCTATATCGTTCCTCATGGCAATCACTTCCACTATATTCCGAAGAGTGACTTATCTGCCAGTGAATTAGCTGCTGCCCAAGCCTTCTTATCTGGAAAAGGTGGCCAATTAAGTACGGTTGAATATCGTTCAAGCAGAGCTGAAACAAGATCTATTGTGAGAACAAGTCAATCTGAGACCTCTCAAAATCCTGCAACAAATTCTGAGAGTCAAAATGAGGATTTAGCTAGTCTCCTTCAAGAATTGTACGCTTTGCCACTTAGCCAACGTCATGTGGAGTCTGATGGCTTGGTATTTGACCCAGCACAGATTACAAAACGTACTGCCAATGGTGTGGCAGTTCCTCACGGGGATCATTTCCATTTCATTCCTTATTCGCAAATGTCTGCTTTGGAAGAAAAATTGGCTCGAAATCTGCCAATTGGAGGTCAGCCAGTTCAAAGTCATGCTGACAATACGAAACAAAGCAGTACAGATAAACCAAGTTCAACACCAAGTTCACCGATTAAACCAAACTTTAATCTCAATACGCCTGCACCGAATCGAGGAACTGGAGGAGCCTATACAACGGATGATGGGTATGTCTTTAGTCCGACAGATGTGATTGAAGATACAGGTGATGCTTTTGTTGTACCGCATGGCAATCATTTCCACTATATTCCGAAGAGTGATTTGTCAGCAGGAGAATTGGCTGCTGCCCAAGCTTATTGGAATGGTAAACAGGGCTCACATTCTGCCACAAGCTCAAGTAAACCAAGTAGTGATAATGCTAAACCAGCCCAACCAAGTTTGACAGAGACTCCAAACCTGACTGTCACTCCAACTTATCATCAAGACCAAGGGGAAGATATCCCAACACTTTTAAGTGAATTGTATGCCAAACCTTTATCAGAACGCCATGTGGAATCGGATGGACTAGTCTTTGATCCGGCACAAATCATCAAACGTACAGCTAACGGTGTCGCAGTGCCTCACGGAGACCATTATCACTTTATTCCTTATTCACAAATGTCTGATTTAGAGCAGAAGATTGCTAGAATTATTCCGTTAAAAGGGCAAAATGGATTAAATCAAATTGCTACAGATATTAAACCTTTAGTATCAAAAGAAGTAGTTCATAAGTTCTTAGGACAACCAATCAAAGCTTACGGAAAAGGTTTAGATGGTAAACCTTATGATACGAGTGATGGATACATATTTACCAAAGATTCAATCGATTCTGTTGATAAATCAGGTGTTATTGCCAAACACGGAGATCATTTCCATTATATGGGATATGGTGAATTAGAACAATTCGAATTGGATGAAGTTGCTAAATGGATTCAAGAAACTGGTAAAAATCCAGATGACATCGTTTCTTTAGTTCACTCAGATGAGAAGGAAAGGCCAAAGTTTGATTATAAAAAAGTAACTAGTAAAGTTTCTAGAAATAGTAAAGTTGGTTATATAATTAATGAAGGTGGTAAAGATTATTTTTATTCACGTGAAGAACTCGATCTTACTCAAATAGCTTTTTCTGAGCAGGAACTAATGCTTAAAGATAAAGATACTTATCGTTATGATATTGCAGAAACAGAAATTAAACCAAGATTAGCTGTTGATGTCTCTAGCTTGCCTATGCATGCAGCCAATACTACGTATGATACTGGAACTTCCTTCATTATTCCGCATATCGACCACATTCACGTCGTACCTTATTCTTGGTTAAGTAGTGATCAAATTGCAACTATAAAATATGTAATGCAACATCCTGATGTGCGTCCTGAAGTTTGGTCAAAACCAGGTCATGATGATGCTGGATCTGTTATTGCTAATGTAACGCCTCTTGAAAAACGTCCTGGAATGCAGAACTGGCAAATTATCCATTCTGCGGAAGAAGTTCAGAAAGCACTTAAAGAAGGCAAGTTTGCAACTCCTGATGGATATATTTTTGATCCTCAGGATGTATTGGCAAAGGAAACCTATATTTGGGCAGATAAATCTTTCAGTATTCCAAAAGCTAGCGGTGATTCATTGAGAAGTATCAATCAGTCTGATTTATCAGAGAAAGAGTGGAAACAAGCTCAAGAGTTGATAGCTAAAAGAAATGAAGAAAAAGAAACAACAAATGCTGCTTCTAATTCAAATCTAGTTTCGATAGACAATAAAACAGAAACAAAGAAAGAAGAAGTTGATTCAGGTAAAGTTGATGAAAAACCAAAGGATAGCACACCTCAAAATGAGGCAGATACGCCTAGCAGCAATCCTTTAGTCGAAAAAGTTGGTGAAGAAGAAAAATCACATACAGAAAATAAAGAAGATGATTATGATGAGATACCAGATTATGGATTAGATAAGGATACTTTAAAAAATCATATAAACCAAATAGCACAAATTGCTCAAATTGATTCTAAATATCTTATTTTTTCATCAGAAGGAGTTCAGTTTTATAATAAGAATGGGGATTTAGTAACCTATGATATTAAAACTCTTAAGCAAATAAAACCTTAG
- the pepT gene encoding peptidase T — protein MTYPNLLDRFLTYVKVNTRSDEYSTTTPSTQSQVDFATNVLIPEMKRVGLQNVYYLPNGFAIGTLPANDPSLTRKIGFISHMDTADFNAEGVNPQVIENYDGGVIELGNSGFKLDPADFKSLEKYPGQTLITTDGTTLLGADDKSGIAEIMTAIEYLTAHPEIKHCEIRVGFGPDEEIGVGANKFDAEDFDVDFAYTVDGGPLGELQYETFSAAGAELHFQGRNVHPGTAKGQMVNALQLAIDFHNQLPENDRPELTDGYQGFYHLMDVAGSVEEARASYIIRDFEKDAFEARKAAMQSITDKMNQELGSDRVTLYLTDQYYNMKEVIEKDMTPITIAKAVMEDLGITPIIEPIRGGTDGSKISFMGIPTPNIFAGGENMHGRFEYVSLQTMERAVDTIIGIVAYKD, from the coding sequence ATGACTTACCCAAATCTCTTGGACCGCTTCTTAACCTACGTTAAGGTCAACACGCGCTCTGATGAATACTCTACTACTACTCCAAGTACGCAGAGTCAGGTTGACTTCGCGACAAATGTCCTAATTCCTGAAATGAAACGTGTTGGATTACAAAATGTTTATTATCTACCAAATGGTTTTGCTATTGGAACTTTGCCAGCCAATGATCCATCTTTAACACGTAAGATTGGCTTCATCTCCCACATGGATACTGCTGATTTTAATGCCGAAGGAGTTAATCCTCAGGTAATTGAAAACTATGATGGTGGTGTGATTGAACTTGGAAATTCTGGTTTCAAACTGGATCCAGCCGACTTCAAGAGTCTTGAAAAATATCCAGGACAAACGCTCATCACAACAGATGGAACAACCTTGCTAGGTGCTGATGACAAGTCAGGAATTGCTGAGATTATGACTGCCATTGAATATCTGACTGCCCATCCTGAAATCAAACACTGTGAGATTCGTGTTGGTTTTGGTCCAGATGAAGAAATCGGTGTTGGTGCTAATAAATTTGATGCAGAAGATTTTGATGTTGATTTTGCCTACACTGTTGATGGTGGTCCACTAGGTGAACTTCAGTACGAGACCTTCTCAGCAGCTGGTGCTGAATTGCATTTCCAAGGACGCAATGTCCACCCTGGTACTGCCAAAGGGCAAATGGTCAACGCTCTTCAGCTAGCAATTGATTTTCATAATCAACTTCCAGAGAATGATCGACCTGAGTTAACGGATGGCTACCAAGGTTTCTATCATCTTATGGATGTGGCTGGAAGCGTTGAGGAAGCGCGTGCAAGCTACATCATTCGTGATTTTGAAAAGGATGCCTTTGAAGCTCGTAAAGCAGCTATGCAGTCTATCACTGATAAGATGAATCAAGAACTTGGTAGCGACCGTGTCACTCTCTACTTGACAGACCAGTACTACAATATGAAAGAAGTCATTGAAAAAGATATGACTCCAATTACCATTGCTAAAGCCGTTATGGAAGATTTGGGGATCACTCCTATTATCGAACCAATCCGTGGAGGGACAGATGGCTCTAAGATTTCCTTTATGGGAATCCCAACTCCCAATATCTTTGCTGGTGGCGAGAACATGCATGGACGTTTTGAATACGTCAGCCTTCAGACCATGGAACGTGCAGTTGATACCATCATTGGTATCGTAGCTTATAAAGACTAA
- a CDS encoding pneumococcal-type histidine triad protein has product MKFSKKYIAAGSAVIVSLSLCAYALNQHRSHENKDNNRVSYVDGSQSSQKTENLTPDQVSQKEGIQAEQIVIKITDQGYVTSHGDHYHYYNGKVPYDALFSEELLMKDPNYQLKDGDIVNEVKGGYIIKVDGKYYVYLKDTAHADNVRTKDEINRQKQEHVKDNEKVRADVAVARSQGRYTTDDGYVFNPADIIEDTGDAYIVPHGGHYHYIPKSDLSASELAAAKAHLAGKNTQPSQLSYSSAASDNNTQSVAQGLTSKPESKVENLQSLLKELYDSPSDKRYSESDGLVFDPAKIISRTPNGVAIPHGDHYHFIPYSKLSPLEEKIARMVPIGGTDSTVSTNVKHHEVASSLGSLPSSPSTLNHPSLLTNKAISSTSDGYIFNPKDIVEETATAYIVRHGDHFHYIPKSNQIGQPTLPNNGLTTPSPSLPINPGTSHEEHEEDGHGFDANRIIAEDESGFIMSHGDHNHYFFKKDLTADQIKAAQDHLKGANTATANPAQDDQDDDEHDHHHGEDHDHGFDANRVISEDEQGFVMSHGDHNHYFFKKDLTAEQIKAAQDHLKTHHDAEPVKPFAKTVESFSRDASDEEKIAYISKTYGVPLEAIRISNGFFVFGNPDQAYDPTHIHPYAVRKEHVRLPFQTGNPELDFLNELYTTALRDGVSPYSLQVENGSFVIPHGDHNHYIKVQTKGYEVALKNKIPALQSNYQPGAFDEKAVLEKVDQLLADSRSIYKDKPIEQRQIELALGQFTENMKKLATNSTAGYLATLDLFDKQYIHIDESVKPVETSALDKKYQVLIDKINTLDTDTFGLPKKDLLVRLQEAKLAKDEAALVAVESQLKALQDFNDRTGVTTVEYIKYFYEHVNDGRLSDELRNKVAQLTWTLYQSQSFLKPAKLNRLFPSIYQAKQEVEEALKSQPTTAKSTQTVLDTEKVDNQTAKTAIYGFLKELYGDFMPEEHVNHVSKEEVENLLSKATQLLEQIQEEGIRQSLAEEVENLKAATNKADADLDEVNSQVKDILTRIASALQQEKENAEQDPQTLVLYQKFYDILMSLHAYLENNKGSDADFDKVDALLDQLSAKSKDKAALLELTKAILVLNQEIKSKSSASEEATPATNAEANGDKTSPETETSATAESNSETASDENKPSNATDSKPAEPASEKETKESTTSTGNQEKPAE; this is encoded by the coding sequence ATGAAATTCAGTAAAAAGTATATTGCAGCCGGATCAGCTGTTATCGTATCCTTGAGTCTTTGCGCCTATGCGTTGAACCAGCATCGCTCGCATGAAAATAAGGACAATAATCGTGTCTCTTATGTGGATGGTAGCCAGTCAAGTCAGAAAACTGAAAACCTGACACCAGATCAGGTCAGTCAAAAAGAAGGAATTCAGGCTGAGCAAATTGTCATCAAAATTACAGATCAGGGCTATGTAACGTCACACGGTGATCACTATCATTACTATAATGGGAAAGTTCCTTATGATGCTCTCTTTAGTGAAGAACTCTTGATGAAGGATCCAAACTACCAACTTAAGGATGGAGATATTGTCAATGAGGTCAAGGGTGGCTATATCATCAAGGTCGATGGAAAATATTATGTCTACCTGAAAGATACTGCTCATGCTGATAATGTTCGAACGAAAGATGAAATCAACCGTCAAAAACAAGAACATGTCAAAGATAATGAGAAGGTCAGAGCTGATGTTGCTGTAGCAAGGTCTCAGGGACGCTATACGACAGATGATGGTTATGTCTTTAATCCAGCTGATATTATCGAAGATACTGGTGATGCTTATATCGTTCCTCACGGAGGTCACTACCATTATATTCCAAAAAGTGATTTGTCTGCTAGTGAATTAGCAGCAGCAAAAGCTCATTTAGCTGGTAAAAATACGCAACCAAGTCAGCTAAGCTATTCTTCAGCAGCTAGTGACAATAACACGCAATCTGTAGCACAAGGATTAACTAGCAAGCCAGAAAGCAAAGTTGAAAATCTCCAAAGTCTATTGAAAGAACTCTATGATTCACCTAGCGACAAACGTTACAGTGAGTCAGATGGTCTGGTCTTTGACCCTGCTAAGATTATCAGTCGTACACCAAATGGTGTTGCGATTCCGCATGGTGACCATTATCACTTTATTCCTTACAGCAAGCTCTCTCCTTTAGAAGAAAAGATTGCTAGAATGGTGCCTATCGGTGGAACTGATTCTACGGTCTCTACAAATGTAAAACATCATGAAGTAGCGTCTAGTCTAGGAAGTCTTCCAAGCAGTCCATCTACTTTGAATCATCCTTCCTTGCTTACAAATAAGGCTATCTCTTCAACATCTGATGGCTATATCTTTAATCCTAAAGATATTGTCGAAGAAACAGCCACAGCTTATATCGTCAGACATGGTGATCATTTCCATTACATTCCTAAGTCGAATCAAATTGGTCAACCGACTCTTCCAAATAATGGTCTAACAACACCTTCGCCATCTCTTCCAATCAATCCAGGAACTTCACATGAGGAACATGAAGAAGATGGGCACGGCTTTGATGCTAATCGTATTATTGCGGAAGACGAATCAGGCTTTATCATGAGTCACGGTGACCACAATCATTACTTCTTCAAGAAGGATTTGACTGCTGATCAAATCAAGGCAGCGCAAGACCACTTGAAAGGGGCAAATACAGCAACAGCAAATCCAGCTCAGGATGATCAAGATGACGATGAGCATGACCACCATCATGGGGAAGACCATGATCACGGTTTTGATGCAAATCGTGTCATCAGTGAGGATGAACAAGGCTTTGTCATGAGTCATGGTGACCACAATCATTACTTCTTCAAGAAGGATTTGACAGCAGAGCAAATTAAGGCAGCTCAGGATCATTTGAAAACACATCATGATGCAGAGCCTGTAAAACCTTTTGCTAAAACAGTAGAGTCTTTCTCAAGAGATGCTAGTGATGAAGAAAAGATTGCTTATATTTCGAAGACCTATGGTGTTCCACTTGAAGCGATTAGAATTTCAAACGGATTCTTTGTTTTTGGAAATCCAGACCAAGCCTACGATCCAACTCATATCCATCCCTATGCTGTTCGTAAGGAACATGTTCGACTTCCATTCCAAACTGGAAATCCAGAACTTGATTTCCTAAATGAACTCTATACCACTGCTTTGCGAGATGGTGTGTCTCCTTATAGTTTACAGGTAGAAAATGGTAGTTTTGTGATTCCTCATGGCGACCACAATCACTACATCAAGGTTCAAACGAAGGGCTATGAAGTGGCTTTGAAAAACAAGATTCCAGCCCTACAATCCAACTATCAACCTGGAGCTTTTGATGAGAAGGCAGTCTTGGAAAAAGTTGATCAACTTTTAGCTGATAGCAGAAGTATCTACAAAGACAAGCCTATCGAACAAAGACAGATTGAGTTAGCCTTAGGTCAGTTTACTGAAAACATGAAGAAACTGGCAACTAACTCTACAGCAGGTTATCTTGCAACACTTGATCTTTTTGATAAGCAATATATCCATATTGATGAAAGTGTCAAACCTGTTGAAACAAGCGCTCTAGATAAGAAATATCAGGTCTTGATTGATAAAATCAACACACTGGATACAGACACTTTTGGACTTCCTAAGAAAGACCTTCTCGTTCGACTCCAAGAAGCTAAATTGGCTAAAGATGAGGCTGCTTTAGTAGCGGTTGAATCACAACTTAAAGCTCTTCAAGACTTTAATGATCGAACAGGTGTTACAACTGTAGAATACATCAAGTACTTCTACGAACACGTAAATGACGGTCGTTTGAGTGATGAACTTCGAAACAAAGTAGCTCAGTTGACTTGGACCTTGTATCAATCTCAATCCTTCCTTAAGCCAGCAAAATTGAACAGATTATTCCCAAGTATCTATCAGGCAAAACAAGAAGTGGAAGAAGCCTTGAAATCCCAACCAACTACTGCTAAATCGACTCAGACAGTGCTAGATACTGAAAAAGTAGATAACCAAACTGCCAAGACAGCTATTTATGGCTTCTTGAAAGAATTGTACGGAGACTTTATGCCTGAAGAGCATGTCAATCATGTTAGCAAGGAAGAAGTAGAAAATCTCTTGAGCAAGGCAACTCAACTCTTAGAGCAAATCCAAGAAGAAGGAATCAGACAATCCTTGGCAGAAGAAGTAGAAAATCTCAAAGCTGCTACAAACAAGGCTGATGCAGACTTGGATGAAGTAAACAGTCAGGTGAAAGATATCTTGACTCGTATCGCTAGCGCTCTTCAACAAGAAAAGGAAAATGCTGAGCAAGATCCTCAGACACTTGTACTCTATCAAAAATTCTACGATATTCTCATGTCGCTTCATGCTTATTTAGAAAACAACAAGGGTTCTGATGCCGACTTTGATAAGGTGGATGCTCTACTAGATCAACTTTCTGCTAAGAGTAAAGATAAAGCTGCTTTACTTGAATTGACAAAAGCTATTCTAGTCTTGAATCAAGAAATCAAGTCAAAATCAAGCGCAAGTGAAGAAGCAACTCCAGCAACAAACGCCGAGGCAAATGGTGATAAGACAAGTCCCGAAACTGAAACATCAGCAACTGCAGAATCTAACAGTGAAACTGCCAGCGACGAAAACAAACCGAGCAACGCAACAGATTCTAAACCTGCTGAACCAGCGTCAGAAAAGGAAACAAAAGAATCTACAACAAGTACTGGAAATCAAGAAAAACCAGCAGAATAA
- the hemH gene encoding ferrochelatase codes for MKKAILMMTFGSPEEITFEGVADFFTNIRRGVRPQDHEIQTLYDNYVRIGGTPLQKITREEVGLVEARLRNEYSVYFANKFSRPFIPDVIGQMEADGIEQCICLILEPHYSFYSVMGYEKFLESKQIKFLVIKDWYQEEALLNYWADEIAKILKEEVKQDSFKVIFSAHSVPIFALDFGDPYIDQIFENSKLVAEKLGLSSEQYTNTWQSESDIGIPWIKPDVLEYLKEQTEHPDHYIFVPISFISEHIEVLFDNDVECYDLCQELGVNYHRPPMPNTDSRLIDALVNTVRANEHQEFKEFLPEEETFDELVPSDETKNILAESEDLQMPEFVKKLIEKKGRENVKMPYLIKKMLEKAGKLPKE; via the coding sequence ATGAAAAAAGCAATTTTAATGATGACCTTCGGTTCGCCAGAAGAGATTACCTTTGAAGGTGTGGCTGATTTTTTCACAAATATTCGTCGTGGAGTGAGACCTCAAGACCATGAAATTCAAACACTCTATGATAATTATGTACGAATTGGAGGCACGCCTCTGCAAAAAATTACCCGTGAAGAGGTTGGCTTGGTAGAAGCTAGGCTGAGGAATGAATACAGTGTTTATTTTGCTAATAAGTTTTCAAGACCTTTTATACCAGATGTGATAGGTCAGATGGAAGCAGACGGAATCGAGCAGTGTATTTGCTTGATTTTGGAGCCTCATTATTCTTTTTACTCTGTCATGGGATACGAGAAATTTTTAGAAAGCAAACAAATTAAATTTTTAGTTATTAAGGACTGGTATCAGGAAGAAGCGCTCTTAAACTATTGGGCAGATGAAATTGCTAAGATTTTAAAAGAAGAAGTAAAGCAGGATAGCTTTAAAGTCATCTTTTCAGCTCATAGTGTACCCATTTTTGCCTTGGATTTTGGTGACCCTTATATCGACCAAATTTTTGAAAATAGCAAGTTAGTCGCTGAAAAACTAGGTTTGAGTTCCGAGCAATATACAAATACCTGGCAAAGCGAGAGTGATATTGGGATTCCATGGATTAAGCCAGATGTTTTGGAATATCTCAAAGAACAGACAGAACATCCTGATCATTATATTTTTGTACCAATCAGCTTTATCAGTGAGCACATTGAAGTCTTGTTTGACAATGATGTGGAATGTTATGACTTGTGTCAGGAATTAGGTGTGAACTACCATCGTCCACCAATGCCAAATACGGATTCTCGTTTGATTGATGCCTTGGTTAATACCGTCAGAGCTAATGAACATCAAGAGTTTAAGGAATTTCTCCCAGAAGAAGAAACCTTTGATGAATTAGTCCCTTCGGATGAAACTAAAAATATCTTGGCCGAATCGGAAGATTTACAAATGCCGGAATTTGTGAAAAAACTGATTGAGAAAAAAGGTCGTGAAAATGTTAAGATGCCTTATCTTATTAAAAAAATGCTTGAGAAAGCAGGCAAGTTACCGAAAGAGTAA